One window of Robiginitalea biformata HTCC2501 genomic DNA carries:
- a CDS encoding glycosyltransferase family 117 protein, with amino-acid sequence MFAKNFDKWDTLLGWFVFLVALVIYGITTEPTGSFWDAGEYISTSAKLQVAHPPGAPFMQMMGAFFAMFAPGPENVAFLVNMMSGVSSAFALLFMFWTITNLGRKLTGWNQSATDAKGMAILGAALVGCLSLAFSDSFWFNAVETEVYAMASLVMSLLFWLGLKWTDNMDNPRGNRYLVLIAFVTGLTFGIQFMGFLAIPSIGLLYFFKRFGDAITPWKFILANVAVVAVLMLVYKFSLTYVLVLFGWSEVFFINEVGLPFNSGTIIMGLLFAGAFYYGLRYTRKNNYIKANTVVLCGLFMFIGFSSWLMLPIRANANVVINENNPADARALLAYYNREQYPGVDSPIYGTYYSDRFAPAGENRDDEPKYEQNHELGKYEIVNYYKEALPGPNPEHVGLLPRMWSDQHAENYMRYFGPLEFSLTENNAELRQAANQLRQGLASGEIDEGQYIGFLSRFGDYLKVHPPSFGQNLDYMVRFQFGYMYWRYFMWNFVGKQDDKQGRYNGNGEWLSGIGFIDALRLGSQENLPQDKLDNKGRNTYYFLPLLLGIIGLVFQLSRNPRQFWVLLVFFLFTGIAIQFYTNPYIFQPRERDYSLVGSFYVFAIWIGLGVLALFEEFKRWVKPKIWAPAVTAICLLAVPLLMAAQNWDDHDRSGRYTAKSTAMAYLDSCQEDAGAMLFTIGDNDTFPLWYVQEIEKYRTDVRIICTSLFATDWYVDQMKRKAYESDPIPSQLTHNLYRYGNRDVIYHQQLTENRWDIKDFMNWIASDRPETKLRSYLQRIGADTSEYPESTLETVFYPTNKIRVPVNKENVLASGLVKEKDSALIVDYIDIDLPGVLPKNRILMLDLLANNDWKRPIYFSGGSFDQAEYLWMKEYLQLDGLAYKLVPIRTGNRNSFELGRIDTDLMYDVAMNWYWGNSGSDDIYHDVQTRSQGLSFRSNLARLMEELIAENKIDKARDIIDLAMTHLPVEHFEFYTFVEPFVDGYYKVGDTEKARELYYQLKGIYVDRIDYYAGIPLDEQYERAEEILSDLEAYKRLNNILIDNNDRELAEKETLIFNEQIDRIAFMNRDNLLDQLPPADPGEMADPDLIDTMPVSDTTMEDNVRTVVPADSISN; translated from the coding sequence ATGTTTGCCAAAAACTTCGATAAGTGGGACACCCTCCTCGGGTGGTTTGTTTTTTTAGTAGCTCTTGTAATCTACGGAATTACCACAGAACCAACAGGGAGCTTCTGGGATGCAGGGGAGTATATTTCCACCTCGGCAAAACTGCAGGTGGCCCACCCGCCGGGGGCCCCATTTATGCAGATGATGGGGGCGTTTTTTGCCATGTTCGCCCCGGGGCCCGAAAACGTGGCATTTCTGGTAAACATGATGTCCGGGGTTTCCTCCGCATTTGCCCTGCTGTTTATGTTCTGGACCATCACGAACCTGGGGCGCAAACTCACAGGTTGGAACCAATCGGCTACGGATGCGAAAGGGATGGCCATTCTCGGGGCCGCCCTGGTGGGCTGCCTGTCGCTGGCCTTTTCGGATAGTTTCTGGTTCAATGCGGTGGAAACCGAGGTATACGCCATGGCGAGCCTGGTCATGTCCCTGCTGTTCTGGTTGGGCCTGAAGTGGACGGACAATATGGACAACCCGAGGGGCAACCGCTACCTGGTACTGATCGCCTTTGTAACGGGGCTTACTTTCGGGATACAGTTTATGGGGTTTCTGGCCATCCCATCCATCGGCCTGCTCTATTTCTTCAAACGCTTTGGCGATGCCATCACCCCCTGGAAGTTTATCCTGGCCAACGTGGCCGTGGTAGCCGTGCTGATGCTCGTCTACAAATTCTCGCTCACCTACGTTTTGGTGCTCTTTGGATGGAGCGAGGTGTTCTTTATCAACGAGGTGGGCCTGCCCTTTAACTCGGGGACGATCATCATGGGGCTGCTTTTTGCAGGCGCCTTTTACTACGGGCTGCGCTACACGCGGAAAAACAATTATATCAAGGCGAATACGGTGGTGCTCTGCGGCCTGTTTATGTTTATCGGCTTTTCCTCCTGGCTCATGCTGCCCATCCGCGCCAATGCCAACGTGGTGATCAACGAGAACAACCCGGCAGACGCCCGGGCGCTGCTGGCCTATTACAACCGGGAACAATACCCGGGGGTGGACAGCCCCATCTACGGCACCTATTATTCGGACCGCTTTGCCCCGGCCGGGGAAAACCGGGATGACGAACCCAAATACGAACAGAACCACGAACTCGGCAAGTACGAGATCGTCAACTATTACAAGGAAGCCCTGCCCGGGCCAAACCCGGAACACGTGGGCCTGCTCCCCCGGATGTGGAGCGACCAGCACGCGGAGAACTACATGCGGTACTTCGGCCCCCTGGAGTTCAGCCTTACCGAAAACAACGCCGAATTGCGGCAGGCGGCCAACCAGCTCCGACAGGGCCTGGCCTCCGGAGAAATCGACGAAGGGCAGTACATCGGGTTCCTCAGCAGGTTCGGGGACTACCTCAAGGTGCATCCGCCCAGTTTCGGCCAGAACCTGGACTATATGGTGCGCTTCCAGTTCGGCTATATGTACTGGCGCTATTTCATGTGGAATTTTGTCGGGAAACAGGACGACAAGCAGGGCCGCTACAATGGCAATGGCGAATGGCTGAGCGGGATCGGGTTTATCGACGCGCTCCGGCTGGGCAGCCAGGAGAACCTGCCACAGGACAAACTGGACAACAAGGGTCGGAATACCTACTACTTCCTCCCGCTGCTGCTCGGGATCATCGGCCTGGTATTCCAGCTTTCGCGCAATCCGAGGCAATTCTGGGTACTCCTGGTCTTCTTCCTTTTTACCGGCATCGCGATACAGTTCTATACGAACCCCTACATTTTCCAACCCCGGGAGCGGGATTATTCGCTGGTGGGGTCGTTTTACGTTTTTGCCATCTGGATCGGGCTGGGCGTACTGGCCCTGTTTGAAGAATTCAAGCGCTGGGTGAAACCGAAAATCTGGGCGCCGGCCGTTACCGCCATCTGCCTGCTGGCCGTACCGCTGTTGATGGCGGCCCAAAACTGGGACGACCACGACCGCTCCGGCCGCTACACCGCCAAATCCACGGCCATGGCCTACCTGGACAGTTGCCAGGAAGATGCGGGGGCCATGCTCTTCACCATCGGGGACAACGATACCTTCCCGCTGTGGTATGTGCAGGAAATCGAAAAGTACCGCACGGACGTCCGCATTATTTGTACAAGCCTGTTTGCCACGGACTGGTACGTGGACCAGATGAAGCGAAAGGCCTACGAAAGCGACCCGATCCCCTCCCAGCTCACGCACAACCTCTACCGCTACGGGAACCGGGATGTGATCTACCACCAGCAGCTTACGGAAAACCGGTGGGACATTAAGGATTTCATGAACTGGATTGCCAGCGACCGGCCGGAAACCAAACTGCGCTCCTACCTGCAGCGCATCGGAGCGGATACTTCGGAATACCCCGAAAGCACCCTGGAAACCGTCTTCTACCCCACCAATAAAATCCGGGTGCCCGTAAACAAGGAAAACGTCCTGGCTTCGGGCCTGGTCAAGGAAAAGGACTCCGCGCTGATCGTGGACTACATCGACATCGACCTGCCGGGAGTACTGCCCAAAAACCGGATATTGATGCTCGACCTCCTCGCCAACAACGATTGGAAACGGCCGATTTATTTCTCTGGCGGCAGCTTTGACCAGGCGGAATACCTGTGGATGAAGGAATACCTGCAACTCGACGGGCTCGCCTATAAACTGGTGCCGATCCGGACCGGGAACCGCAACAGTTTTGAGCTGGGGCGCATCGATACGGACCTGATGTACGACGTGGCCATGAACTGGTACTGGGGGAATTCCGGCAGCGATGACATCTATCACGATGTACAGACGCGTTCCCAGGGGCTCTCTTTCCGGTCCAACCTGGCCCGGCTTATGGAGGAGCTGATCGCAGAGAACAAGATTGACAAAGCCCGCGACATCATCGACCTGGCCATGACCCACCTGCCGGTGGAACACTTTGAATTCTACACCTTTGTGGAGCCCTTCGTGGACGGGTATTACAAGGTGGGAGATACCGAGAAAGCCCGGGAGCTATACTACCAGCTAAAAGGCATTTACGTAGATCGCATCGACTATTACGCCGGGATCCCCCTGGACGAACAATACGAACGGGCAGAGGAAATCCTCTCGGACCTGGAGGCCTACAAGCGCCTGAACAATATCCTGATCGACAACAACGACCGGGAACTGGCCGAAAAGGAAACGCTTATTTTCAATGAGCAGATTGACCGGATTGCCTTTATGAACCGGGATAACCTGCTGGACCAGCTGCCCCCTGCCGACCCCGGTGAGATGGCCGACCCGGACCTTATAGACACGATGCCGGTTTCGGATACGACTATGGAAGACAATGTCCGCACGGTGGTACCGGCGGATAGTATTTCTAATTGA